Within Bernardetia sp. MNP-M8, the genomic segment CAGACAGAGTAAGTCCTGCAGATAGATTTACTCCTCCCAAAGGAGTATTTTTGAAAATTTTCCCTAATTTAGTTAATTTGTCTTGTTCATATCCAAATAACTCTAAAGCTATATTACCACCTACACTAGTTGAAACTGTAGTATTTGGTTTTCTTTCTATTTTTTGTGTTATGCTATCTCCCTTAAACTCATCAGGTAGTCCACGCATCTGGCGATTGATTGCTCCTGGTGTTAAGTTCCAGCCTAAACCTACCCAACTAGCCTCTTCTTCTACACCTACACCTGCTTGATACGTAAGATTGAAAGGATAACCTCCATCTGGTCCTGGTAATTCGAATAAAGGAATGTTATAAGAAAAATCTCCTGAGAATAAATCTACACTATTATTAGCTCCAACAGGCGCAAACTGAACATGTTCAGGCTGTGAAGGACCTGAAGTAAGAGCATAACTTACAGCAGGAAAAAAAATCTCTACAACAAGATTAATGACTGTAAATAAAGACACAAAACGGTATAGCTTCTTTCTCATAATAACTTTTTGTCTATTAATTGACCTGTATTATTTTATTCTACTGAAGGTAGTTGGCTTAAATCAAAAGTAAATTTTACAGGACCTGTTTGTAGAGGTTCTGGATTAATAACTAATTTTATAGGAGAGGATTTTGAATTTTCAAGCTCAAAACCAACTATGAAATAGAGTTCTCCTAACTTCCCATGAGATTGCTCATAATGAAACACTTTACATGGATATTTTTTATTGTCTTTTTCTATATAAATATCCTTCTCAAAAGAGAAAGAAAAATAACTGTAATTTTCAGCAGAAACTGCTGATACTAATTCTCTGTTCTTACCATCAGATAGTATATGAATATAAAAAACATGAGCAACAGGATTCTCTACATTATCTTTAATTACTTGATACGTGCTATCTGCATACTGTACATCTAATGTAATAGTATTAATAGTACGCTGCTGATGAAATTCATTTTCACTATTCTGTAACCAGCTTACATACTCCTGTTTATCAACAGAATTACAAGCACTCAAGAAACAGCATAATAAACAAAATAGCAATAGAATATTATTGATCTTCATATTTTTTATTTACGTATTCAATAATTTCATCTGTAATATCTAAATCTTCACGAGCATACATCATAGAACCACTCCCTGTTGCACCTTGAATAAAATCATAGCTATTTGCTTTACCATATTCTTGTACATAAGAGTTGAGTTGATTCCATATTTGAGTATTATATTTTAGAGCTGCCTCTTCTTCTTCTTGTTCGATACGAAGAGCTTGTTGTCTATAATAAAGCTCTGTTTGTTCGTCTTTAACTAATAAACGAATGGAATCCAATCGCATCTTATTAGCTGATTTTAAATTCAAGAGCTGAGCTTCTAGTTCTTTTTTTGCTTTAAAGCTCTCATAAACTTTATAATTTTCTATGTAAGCCTGTTTTTTAGGAGCTTTCCATAAAACAATTATAAAACATGAAATAATACTTAAAACTACACTCAATAGAACTGTAATGATACTGTTTTTATTCATTTTATCTAGTCTTAAAGATGTTTTGTATTTTAGGTAGTAAATTACGAATAGAGAAACGAACATTGATTTTGTAACCTTTTTTAGATGCAACAGGAGGCTCTAAACGTTCGTTTTCTGAACAGTCATCACTTTGTCCTATATTAAAAACATCATCAGTAGTGTCTACTTCATTCCCCCAATCATCTATAACTACAGCTTTTAAAGTTGCGTTACCTTGCATACCTGTAAAATCAATTGGAAACTCAACTTGTTGCTCTGAAGAACTTTGTACATCTAACAATGTCCAATCAGTTGCACCATCTTCTTTTCCCCATAACTCAACTACATAATCAGCATGTCCACCTTCAATAGAAACTTTATAAATAAGAGTTTCATCAGGACAGTACAAACTATTTCCAGCTAAATTAGCTTTCATAGCACCAAAGCCATATTTGAAATTCAGAACTTTACGTCTATTATTTTCATCAAAGACTTCCATTACATAATATTCATTCTCACTACAAACCTCATTCAAATCAAGGCTATACCAATTTGAACCTATTTTTTTAGTCAGTTCTACTGTTCCGACTTCACAACGTTCCCAGTTGTAAATATGAATATCTAAATCACCTTCTTTATAACGTTCTGTATATTTAAAATTGAGAAGTCCCTCATCGTTAGTAGAATAATAAGAAGCCGATAAATTTTTATTTAGCTCTAAAAAAGAATAATTTTTAGATAAATCTAAGCCAAATACAGCAATAGGAGTTTCAGGATTACAATCACCATTACGTAACGTAATCGTCTTTTCTAACATTACTTCACAACCTTGTGGACTTGTAATTTTTAAACGATAAGTAGCTGTTTCTTGGAAATCTAAAACTCTTAAAGTAAGATAATCAGAAGATATTTCATAGTCTGTATTACTATTATCGATGAGTTGATCATTTACAAACCATTCTACATCATAATCTGTCAAATCTCTTTCTATACCTAGAACACCTCTTATATCGAATGACTCCCCTGAAATAACTCGTGGAGGAGTAGCTAAAGAAAGTAACTCTATAGCATTTACTTCTACATCATAAGTAATAGTATAGTCTTCTTCAGGTGTTCCATTTGTGCCTTTTATGATAAGTACATAAATTCCATTTGGTAAATAATCTTCTTCATAGGTAATACCTGATCCTGTAGATACTTCTTGACCACTAGAGTTGTACAAAGTATAAGTATAAGTATAATCGTCTCTTGGGTCTATAGATAATGAAACTTCATTGCTACAAAATGCTACATTAATGCTTTTATCACACATATTCAAATAAGCAGGGTGAGTTTTTGAACTTGCTCCAAACAAATCTGCTGTCACTGATAATTTACTTGTAATAGCATTTTGGACAGTTCTAACAACTCTTTCTTGACCCTGAGGATTAATATATATATACTCAATCACATTACCTTTACGTTTTATACGTAATTTAGACCCTTGTTCTATTTGAATACTAGGTGAAAAAACACGAGGATTACCACTCTCATAAATCTGTAATTCATTGAGGCGATAATAAAAAGCATAATCAATACTGCCATAATGTGCTGTAGGATCATCTGAAAAACCTAACATATAATATGTAGAACTACGAATATCAGTAATATCAATCTCTAAATAACCATTCTCATTAGCTTCTAAAAAACTACTATTTGAATACCCTCCTGTACCCCAAGTATTTCCTCCACTACTATTAGCTAACTGATTAGATTGATAAGAATAAGCTGATAGAGTAAAAACTACTGAATTTGGGTTTACATAACGAATAAATTTACGTGAAATGCCATCTTTTGAAATAATAATAGTGTACTGACCACTAACTAGATTAGGTAAAGTAATTGAGGTTGTGAAACTTCCTACTTGAGAAGTTTCTAAAACTTCATAGCTATAATCCCCAGTTCCTGAGCTTGATAAAATAATGCTTCCTGTATTATTTGAACTACAATCTGAATTATTAACTACTACTTCTACTTCATTCAAACACATATTCAAATAAGCAGGGTGAGTTTTTGAACTTGCTCCAAATAAATCTGCTGTCACTGATAATTTACTTGTAATAGCATTTTGAACAGTTCTAACAACTCTTTCTTGACCCTGAGGATTAATATATATATACTCAATCACATTACCTTTACGTTTTATACGTAATTTAGACCCTTGTTCTATTTGAATACTAGGTGAAAAAACACGAGGATTACCACTCTCATAAATCTGTAATTCATTGAGGCGATAATAAAAAGCATAATCAATACTGCCATAATGTGCTGTAGGATCATCTGAAAAACCTAACATATAATATGTAGAACTACGAATATCAGTAATATCAATCTCTAAATAACCATTCTCGTTAGCTTCTAAAAAACTACTACTTGAATACCCTCCTGTATTCCAACCTCCTCCACTACTATTAGCTAACTGATTAGTTTGATAAGAATAAGTTGAAAGAGTATTATCAAAAATTACTGAATTTGGATTTATATAACGAATAAATTCACGTGAAACGCCATCTTTTGAAATAATAATAGTGTACTGACCACTAGCTAGATTAGATAAAGTAATTGAGGTTGTGAAACTTCCTACTTGAGAAGTTTCCAAAACTTCATAGCTATAATCCCCAGTTTCTGAGCTTGATAAAATAATACTACCTGTGTTATCTGAACTACAATCTGAATTATTTACTACTACAGATACTTCACTTAAACACCTATCTAAATACAAACGAGGTATTCTTCTACTAGCATCACGAGTGTGAGCAGCAACATATAATGAAGCTGTGCTTAAAGTTGGACTTGTATAAAGCAAAATACCATTCTTATAATAAGAGATTACTCCATTAACACGCTCAATACGTAAATTGATTATACTAGATTCTATAGTAAAATTAAGGGGTAATACCACATTATTCTCTCTAATATAAAGAACATTACCAGCCTGTTGAAAACCATAGTCTAAATATCTATATGAACCAGTAGGAGTATCCCTAAAACCTACCATATATTGTCTATTAGTATAAGGGGCAGAAACACTAAACTCTAATGATCCATTACCATCTAATGTCTCTAAACTTGTAGCCTCACTCTTCCAAGGATCTCCATTTGGTTGTGTATCAAATAACTCTCCTGTCTCTGAATCGTAACCCATATAAATCATGCTTCCAAAACGAATACTAGAAGCAGATTCAATACTTACACGATAACTAAATAAATTTCCTGTTGATGTTATAACTTCAACTGTATAAACTCCTACAGGAAAAGGCAATGACAAATTATTACTTAATATTTCTCCACCACCTACTACATTATTAGAGGAATTCTTAATACTATAATCACTTAAAGCATATCCTATAATATCTATACTCCCATTACCCAAACAATCTGCTTGTGTAGCAGATACTTTATTTAAACATTCGTTCAAATACAAACGAGGTATTCTTCTACTAGCATCAAGAGTATGAGCAGCAACGTATAGTGAAGAGGTATTTACTGTTGGACTTACATAAAGCAAAATACCATCCTTATAATAAGATATTACTCCATTAACACGCTCAATACGTAAATTTGTACTTGAACCTATTAGATAACGAGCAACTACCACATTATTCTCTCTAACATAAAGAACATTACCAGCCTGTTGAAAACCATAGTCTAAATATCTATATGAACCAGTAGGAGTATCCCTAAAACCTACCATATATTGTCTGTTAGTATAAGGAGCAGAAACACTAAACTCTAATGATCCATTACCATCCAATGTTTCTAAACTAGTAGCCGAACTTGTCCAAGCCCAAGTAGATCCATTTGGTTGTGTACCAAATAACTCTCCTGATTCTGAATCATAACCCATATAACTCATGCCTCCAAAACGAATGCTAGAAGCAGATTCAATACTTACACGATAACTAAATAATTCTCCTGTCAATGTTGTAACTTCAACTGTATAAACTCCTATAGGAAAAGGTAATGACATCAT encodes:
- a CDS encoding OmpH family outer membrane protein, with translation MNKNSIITVLLSVVLSIISCFIIVLWKAPKKQAYIENYKVYESFKAKKELEAQLLNLKSANKMRLDSIRLLVKDEQTELYYRQQALRIEQEEEEAALKYNTQIWNQLNSYVQEYGKANSYDFIQGATGSGSMMYAREDLDITDEIIEYVNKKYEDQ
- a CDS encoding immunoglobulin domain-containing protein, coding for MKQLTLLFLLPLFFLLGFFSTATAYVDPDDYRALVALYNATNGDSWTNNTGWNVTQDPNTNTVDNSWYGITVSGDRVTKILLPNNNLNNLTDLYFNIGLEELGEIDLSNNNLKQGFYFNINRGLNKVDLSSNSISKFVTGSSFAAEMLNISNSQATNFEIFVESQSLFSVGTIDINNSQATNFEIFVESQTYFQVGTIDISNSQTTNFEIFVESQSLFSVGTLDISNNQVIDFSIDGDYFDIDNLYLNDNNITELVLDNLDGVEKKINNLYLDNNKLEDIVVSNPLQDLSIKNNYLQFGILEKIKDGMQSPFVGNPSYIPQNKYPTQDVQGTLGQSIQLDGTVTGTPAENTYKWYKSGSTIEIPNPNTNKAILTIDNTTTADEGTYYCKVTNGIVTGLVLTSEDIEVTLSEEEDCKVHLSEWTGMSYMGYDSESGELFGTQPNGSTWAWTSSATSLETLDGNGTLEFSVSAPYTNRQYMVGFRDTPTGAYRDLDYGFQQAGNALYIRENNVIVGQYSTESSTMNLRIERVNGVVSYYKNGILLYTSPTLNTAPLYVTAHTRDASRRIPRLYLNTCDTKVFVSQADCFGNGSINIVGYSSGTYSIKDASGTPVGGGDITNTMMSLPFPIGVYTVEVTTLTGELFSYRVSIESASSIRFGGMSYMGYDSESGELFGTQPNGSTWAWTSSATSLETLDGNGSLEFSVSAPYTNRQYMVGFRDTPTGAYRDLDYGFQQAGNALYIRENNVIVGQYSTESSTMNLRIERVNGVVSYYKNGILLYTSPTLNTAPLYVTAHTRDASRRIPRLYLNTCDTKVFVSQADCFGNGSINIVGYSSGTYSIKDASGTPVGGGDITNTMMSLPFPIGVYTVEVTTLTGELFSYRVSIESASSIRFGGMSYMGYDSESGELFGTQPNGSTWAWTSSATSLETLDGNGSLEFSVSAPYTNRQYMVGFRDTPTGSYRYLDYGFQQAGNVLYVRENNVVVARYLIGSSTNLRIERVNGVISYYKDGILLYVSPTVNTSSLYVAAHTLDASRRIPRLYLNECLNKVSATQADCLGNGSIDIIGYALSDYSIKNSSNNVVGGGEILSNNLSLPFPVGVYTVEVITSTGNLFSYRVSIESASSIRFGSMIYMGYDSETGELFDTQPNGDPWKSEATSLETLDGNGSLEFSVSAPYTNRQYMVGFRDTPTGSYRYLDYGFQQAGNVLYIRENNVVLPLNFTIESSIINLRIERVNGVISYYKNGILLYTSPTLSTASLYVAAHTRDASRRIPRLYLDRCLSEVSVVVNNSDCSSDNTGSIILSSSETGDYSYEVLETSQVGSFTTSITLSNLASGQYTIIISKDGVSREFIRYINPNSVIFDNTLSTYSYQTNQLANSSGGGWNTGGYSSSSFLEANENGYLEIDITDIRSSTYYMLGFSDDPTAHYGSIDYAFYYRLNELQIYESGNPRVFSPSIQIEQGSKLRIKRKGNVIEYIYINPQGQERVVRTVQNAITSKLSVTADLFGASSKTHPAYLNMCLNEVEVVVNNSDCSSNNTGSIILSSSGTGDYSYEVLETSQVGSFTTSITLPNLVSGQYTIIISKDGISRKFIRYVNPNSVVFTLSAYSYQSNQLANSSGGNTWGTGGYSNSSFLEANENGYLEIDITDIRSSTYYMLGFSDDPTAHYGSIDYAFYYRLNELQIYESGNPRVFSPSIQIEQGSKLRIKRKGNVIEYIYINPQGQERVVRTVQNAITSKLSVTADLFGASSKTHPAYLNMCDKSINVAFCSNEVSLSIDPRDDYTYTYTLYNSSGQEVSTGSGITYEEDYLPNGIYVLIIKGTNGTPEEDYTITYDVEVNAIELLSLATPPRVISGESFDIRGVLGIERDLTDYDVEWFVNDQLIDNSNTDYEISSDYLTLRVLDFQETATYRLKITSPQGCEVMLEKTITLRNGDCNPETPIAVFGLDLSKNYSFLELNKNLSASYYSTNDEGLLNFKYTERYKEGDLDIHIYNWERCEVGTVELTKKIGSNWYSLDLNEVCSENEYYVMEVFDENNRRKVLNFKYGFGAMKANLAGNSLYCPDETLIYKVSIEGGHADYVVELWGKEDGATDWTLLDVQSSSEQQVEFPIDFTGMQGNATLKAVVIDDWGNEVDTTDDVFNIGQSDDCSENERLEPPVASKKGYKINVRFSIRNLLPKIQNIFKTR